From Bos javanicus breed banteng chromosome 5, ARS-OSU_banteng_1.0, whole genome shotgun sequence, the proteins below share one genomic window:
- the EIF3L gene encoding eukaryotic translation initiation factor 3 subunit L isoform X1, with protein sequence MSYPADDYESEAAYDPYAYPGDYDMHTGDPKQDLAYERQYEQQTYQVIPEVIKNFIQYFHKTVSDLIDQKVYELQASRVSSDVIDQKVYEIQDIYENSWTKLTERFFKNTPWPEAETIAPQVGNDAVFLILYKELYYRHIYAKVSGGPSLEQRFESYYNYCNLFNYILNADGPAPLELPNQWLWDIIDEFIYQFQSFSQYRCKTAKKSEEEIDFLRSNPKIWNVHSVLNVLHSLVDKSNINRQLEVYTSGGDPESVAGEYGRHSLYKMLGYFSLVGLLRLHSLLGDYYQAIKVLENIELNKKSMYSRVPECQVTTYYYVGFAYLMMRRYQDAIRVFANILLYIQRTKSMFQRTTYKYEMINKQNEQMHALLAIALTMYPMRIDESIHLQLREKYGDKMLRMQKGDPQVYEELFSYSCPKFLSPVVPNYDNVHPNYHKEPFLQQLKVFSDEVQQQAQLSTIRSFLKLYTTMPVAKLAGFLDLTEQEFRIQLLVFKHKMKNLVWTSGISALDGEFQSASEVDFYIDKDMIHIADTKVARRYGDFFIRQIHKFEELNRTLKKMGQRP encoded by the exons ATGTCGTACCCCGCTGATGATTACGAGTCTGAG GCTGCTTATGATCCCTATGCTTATCCCGGCGACTATGATATGCACACAG GAGATCCAAAGCAGGATCTGGCTTATGAACGTCAGTATGAACAGCAAACCTATCAAGTGATCCCTGAAGTGATCAAAAACTTCATCCAGTACTTCCACAAAACTGTCTCAGACTTAATTGACCAGAAGGTGTATGAGCTACAGGCCAGTCGTGTCTCCAGCGATGTCATTGACCAGAAGGTGTATGAGATTCAGGACATCTATGAGAACAG CTGGACCAAGTTGACTGAAAGATTCTTCAAGAATACACCTTGGCCTGAGGCTGAAACCATTGCTCCGCAGGTTGGCAACG atgctGTCTTCCTGATTTTATACAAAGAATTATACTACAGGCACATATATGCCAAAGTCAGT GGAGGACCCTCCTTGGAGCAGAGGTTTGAATCGTATTACAACTACTGCAATCTCTTCAACTACATTCTTA ATGCTGATGGTCCTGCTCCCCTTGAACTCCCCAACCAGTGGCTCTGGGACATCATTGATGAGTTCATCTACCAG TTTCAGTCATTTAGTCAGTACCGCTGTAAGACTGCCAAGAAGTCAGAGGAAGAGATCGACTTCCTTCGCTCCAATCCCAAAATCTGGAATGTTCACAGCGTCCTCAATGTCCTTCACTCCCTAGTGGACAAGTCCAACATCAACCGGCAGCTGGAGGTGTACACGAGCGGAG GCGACCCAGAGAGTGTGGCCGGGGAGTACGGACGGCACTCCCTCTACAAGATGCTCGGCTACTTCAGCCTGGTGGGCTTGCTGCGACTGCACTCCCTGTTGGGGGATTACTACCAGGCCATCAAGGTGCTAGAGAACATCGAACTGAACAAGAAG AGCATGTATTCCCGTGTGCCCGAGTGCCAGGTTACCACATACTATTATGTCGGTTTTGCATATTTGATGATGCGTCGCTACCAGGATGCCATCCGGGTCTTTGCCAACATCCTCCTCTACATCCAGAGGACCAAGAGCATGTTCCAGAGGACCACGTACAAATATGAGATG aTCAACAAGCAGAATGAGCAGATGCACGCGCTGCTGGCCATTGCCCTCACCATGTACCCCATGCGTATTGACGAGAGCATTCACCTCCAGCTGCGCGAGAAATACGGGGACAAGATGCTGCGCATGCAGAAAGGTGACCCGCAGGTCTACGAGGAACTTTTCAGCTACTCCTGCCCCAAATTCCTGTCGCCGGTAGTGCCCAACTATGACAACGTGCACCCCAATTACCACAAGGAGCCCTTCCTGCAGCAGCTGAAGGTGTTTTCTGACGAGGTGCAGCAGCAGGCCCAGCTCTCGACCATCCGCAGCTTCCTCAAGCTCTACACCACCATGCCTGTGGCCAAGCTGGCCGGCTTCCTGGACCTCACCGAGCAGGAGTTCCGAATCCAGCTTCTTGTCTTCAAACACAAAATGAAGAACCTGGTATGGACCAGTGGCATCTCCGCCCTGGATGGAGAATTTCAGTCAGCCTCCGAGGTTGACTTCTACATTGATAAG
- the EIF3L gene encoding eukaryotic translation initiation factor 3 subunit L isoform X2, with the protein MSYRPVVSPAMSLTRRCMRFRTSMRTDAVFLILYKELYYRHIYAKVSGGPSLEQRFESYYNYCNLFNYILNADGPAPLELPNQWLWDIIDEFIYQFQSFSQYRCKTAKKSEEEIDFLRSNPKIWNVHSVLNVLHSLVDKSNINRQLEVYTSGGDPESVAGEYGRHSLYKMLGYFSLVGLLRLHSLLGDYYQAIKVLENIELNKKSMYSRVPECQVTTYYYVGFAYLMMRRYQDAIRVFANILLYIQRTKSMFQRTTYKYEMINKQNEQMHALLAIALTMYPMRIDESIHLQLREKYGDKMLRMQKGDPQVYEELFSYSCPKFLSPVVPNYDNVHPNYHKEPFLQQLKVFSDEVQQQAQLSTIRSFLKLYTTMPVAKLAGFLDLTEQEFRIQLLVFKHKMKNLVWTSGISALDGEFQSASEVDFYIDKDMIHIADTKVARRYGDFFIRQIHKFEELNRTLKKMGQRP; encoded by the exons ATGAGCTACAGGCCAGTCGTGTCTCCAGCGATGTCATTGACCAGAAGGTGTATGAGATTCAGGACATCTATGAGAACAG atgctGTCTTCCTGATTTTATACAAAGAATTATACTACAGGCACATATATGCCAAAGTCAGT GGAGGACCCTCCTTGGAGCAGAGGTTTGAATCGTATTACAACTACTGCAATCTCTTCAACTACATTCTTA ATGCTGATGGTCCTGCTCCCCTTGAACTCCCCAACCAGTGGCTCTGGGACATCATTGATGAGTTCATCTACCAG TTTCAGTCATTTAGTCAGTACCGCTGTAAGACTGCCAAGAAGTCAGAGGAAGAGATCGACTTCCTTCGCTCCAATCCCAAAATCTGGAATGTTCACAGCGTCCTCAATGTCCTTCACTCCCTAGTGGACAAGTCCAACATCAACCGGCAGCTGGAGGTGTACACGAGCGGAG GCGACCCAGAGAGTGTGGCCGGGGAGTACGGACGGCACTCCCTCTACAAGATGCTCGGCTACTTCAGCCTGGTGGGCTTGCTGCGACTGCACTCCCTGTTGGGGGATTACTACCAGGCCATCAAGGTGCTAGAGAACATCGAACTGAACAAGAAG AGCATGTATTCCCGTGTGCCCGAGTGCCAGGTTACCACATACTATTATGTCGGTTTTGCATATTTGATGATGCGTCGCTACCAGGATGCCATCCGGGTCTTTGCCAACATCCTCCTCTACATCCAGAGGACCAAGAGCATGTTCCAGAGGACCACGTACAAATATGAGATG aTCAACAAGCAGAATGAGCAGATGCACGCGCTGCTGGCCATTGCCCTCACCATGTACCCCATGCGTATTGACGAGAGCATTCACCTCCAGCTGCGCGAGAAATACGGGGACAAGATGCTGCGCATGCAGAAAGGTGACCCGCAGGTCTACGAGGAACTTTTCAGCTACTCCTGCCCCAAATTCCTGTCGCCGGTAGTGCCCAACTATGACAACGTGCACCCCAATTACCACAAGGAGCCCTTCCTGCAGCAGCTGAAGGTGTTTTCTGACGAGGTGCAGCAGCAGGCCCAGCTCTCGACCATCCGCAGCTTCCTCAAGCTCTACACCACCATGCCTGTGGCCAAGCTGGCCGGCTTCCTGGACCTCACCGAGCAGGAGTTCCGAATCCAGCTTCTTGTCTTCAAACACAAAATGAAGAACCTGGTATGGACCAGTGGCATCTCCGCCCTGGATGGAGAATTTCAGTCAGCCTCCGAGGTTGACTTCTACATTGATAAG